CGCGGCTTGTTcctctcacctttttttttttttttttttaataatacacGCGCTCCCATAGCAGCCAGATACCGGCCTTCGCAGTGATTGACGCCGCTCGAGCAGGGCAGTCGGTGGCGGGGAACAGGCCGTGCTCGTTAAGCACAGCACAAGGACGCGGCGTGACCGGCCATGATCTACCACGCCGTCGCACGTTGTGTACAGTGTCACTAAACGCAGAGATCTGCCGGACTGATCGACCCCCAGATGTAGACAATAACAAAAAACCTGTAGGAGACAATGACAGGAAACGTGTTGCCATGAGCTGAAAAGGAAGGACAAGTCAAACTCTGTCAGTGGAGGCCTGAAATATAAGCCTATTTTAAGTTATTCCAAGGCCTGTCTTTCCCACTTGGGTTATTTCAAGGGCTGCTTGAGCTTTCACATGAAAAACCATCTAGGCATACTGAGAGGCAAAGCTGGTCAGATTCTGATTTTGCGGGTCTATAAATAGTCCAAAGCCAGTGGCTCTCTAAAAGAAAGGTGCGCAGCACCGGGAGCAGAGGCTTATGcatgtgacacacaaacacaccagaggCAGATAAGCCACTGATTAATGTAAATTGTTTAATCTTAATGTTCTCCCATTTAAACAGCATTGTGTGTCCTTGTTGACTGGCTAGATTTGGGCCTCACCTTGTCAAGCACAGAGTTTAACATGGTACCTGAATCTCATCGGTGTCAGAAAAGCCATTACAGTTGAGCTCGATCAAATCCCACATGCATCTTTATTGCCCTTTTCCATTGTTTCTGCAGATCAGAAGTGACTGGCTGTGTGAAGAGCCATTTGTCACATCAGCCACTGTATTTGAGATTGAAGCATGACTCGAGAAAATGAGTACACGTTGCAATGTCAGCTGTGTGTATAAACGCATAAACACCTAATTTAGAAAGTAGTGCTCAGCCACGGCCTCACATTGAAGACCGTTGAGCTGCCCAGTACTTGGTAAAGGCTAACAATAAGCTATCTGTGAACCCAGGAACATTAGTTCATGTTCAAGAGACGTTATCAACAAACTAAATAGACAGGGGCACTTACTCGGCATTCGGTTACCCGCCGTAGTAAAAATAACGCATTTTAGAATCTCAATATGAGCTAAAATGAAGTCAGTTTGCCATTAGCCGGCTAGCTAGCATATAGCTGGCCTCTTAGCTACGAGAACCTACGGGTCTTTGCTATGGAGGCCCAGTCGGCTAACAGCTAAAAGCTAGCATCGACTTGTTAGCATCAAAGGTACGTTAGCCGTTACCTGAGTTTAGCAAATTCATAAATGAGATAAACGAAGACGGAGAACACTGGAAATAACACTCACTTTTTGTTGCAATCAAGCAATATTCCCGTATAGCTCCTTTCTCGGTAGGTCAGCGTCACCACCAGTGTATCGTTAACTATTTGATCGATAGTGACAGGTACCCGAGAGCCGGCCCGCAGCTCCTCGGCCGCAGCCTCCATGTTTCCCGGCGTCAAGTGTCCGGCTCGGCGGTGCTCGATCCCGGCCAAGGGAGCCACGGTCGCGTCGGCTAAAGATCCGTCTCCCCTTCGATACCGGAGCAGGAGGCTACAGCAGGGCATAAAATGACGCCATCACCCCCACCAAGTCAATTACAACAGCACTGCCACCGCTGACATCACGCTGCCTGTGCTAGAGCAGAAATCTCCCAAGACGAGGCCTCCCCTCTCCCCGGCTCACTTTGACTTGTTTAATGCCATTCACAAGTGTGCGGATGCCTCCGTGTTCCATAGCGGCGGGCTGATGGCGTTTGGCTCCAAAGTTAAACCGCCAACGTACGCGACATTTGATCAAAGTGTGGATGCATTTCGTGACACGTTGTGAGCGTCGTGGAATTGAACagatgttggaataaatatgaCATTATTGCACAGTATGCAGCAATTACTTTTAACGACGGCATTAAGGAGTGGGTGGGTTCACATGTTGAAATAAATGGTTTACCTACTTATTTAAGACACACCGTGGTATTTCAAGCCATGATCGTTGACAAAGGGAATATGATATGTCTTTTGAGTTGTTTCCTTACTGAATAGCCTCATTTCAAAACGTAAAGTGACAGTACCATACCTACTATGTACGTATTTGAGGTAGATAATTATGAGCTCATACAAATGGTAAACGTGACCACGTTGTACAATAGAAAGGGTGTTTTTGCATTACATTTCATAACACGCGTGCAGTAAAAGCTTTTGCTCTTTATTTTTCTATGATATGAGCATTACAATGATCCTTGATGAAGTTCTTAGTCTTGACATCAAACATTGAGCATTAATCCAATACCTCAAAACTCAAACAGAACACTACAATCCCTGATACTCGTCAATGAAACTAGGCCACGTGTCTCCATTGAAGATGGCGAAACACTTTCCAAGATCACCCCCCtgattcctcttcctctccaagaGCCGAGCCTGCAGCTTCCTCATCTGTCATTTGAAGCgggggaggaaaacacaaaacaaactgagATCAATAACCTATCAGTTCAACATAGATGAGTCGAGTGAATAAAGAAGCGATGGGTCTGACTTCCTCAAagtctccctctgctgctgccatctGGTCTGCGGTGGTGCCCGTGGGATTCCTGCGTCTCTCCTGCATCTTTTCTACGCTGGCGCCGATCCGTCCCTCCAGCTCGCGGGGTGATCTGGAAGGAACCAGGTCATAAGGTCAAAATCTCACATCAAAATAGGGAATATTTAATGTCGCTGGTGGTGTCATAGCCTTTAGGTCTGGTAGCTGAATAAAAATGCAGGCCTCTGAGGTGACTGTTTTCCTCCAGTTCATGATTAATCCCATCAATGCAACAGGGTGGTCAAAGGCGTACGATATAATCTCGTTTGTCGTTTTTTGGGGGCATAATGTTGTTGAAGGAGAACAAAAGAAACTGCTGATGTTTCATGGTGTGTATAGTTTCTCTCTGTCCACCAGGTGTCTCTAGCTTTCCACCTTCATCTGCAAAGCTCACTATGGGGGCCAATTCTGAATGCCATGTGGTGGATTCCTCATGGCCCGTTGTCCTGGTAGACCCATGGCTCAGGATGCTGCGTATCGCTTCTCTACAAACCAAATTTCTCAATGATAAAATAGGCTCAGTAGTCTGACGTGGGTAGAAAACATTGTGCCGTATCAATTTCCAGTTTTAAACACAACCCAACCCAAGTTCAGGTCTGTGTGTGCCACTTCTGTGTAGTGTCCCGTGTCTCATGCCATTTACCTGGTCTCTTCACTCTGTGGGGTGGACACGGCGGACGCCTGAACCGTACCAGGTTTTGAATCTGTTTCTGCTACCTGTAACGGAGGGAGAGGCGTTGTTTATCCCCATGTTCTTTGTTCTACAGAGCAGCTGTAGGTGCAGAACAGTCTTGTTGTGTCAAACTTCCCAAAATGTGTTTGGTTTCCATGCTACATGCTACATTCTATCCGGCGAATATTCACACCGTCCTAGCTCGTCGCTGTTTGAATTTCACACTATACTTCCAGCCCGAACGTGACAGTCAAATTACTTGAAACCATCCATCTGCATCGTCCGCACGTCATGTCAGCTTTGACAGCTctgtgctgcggctgctgccccGAGAGCACCGATGTGGCGTTCTCCGTCACAAACACAGCCGTCTGTTTGCTGCGTCAGACGGCACCACCCTCAGGGATCACTGACACCGACTACGCCAGCGCTGCTACCTGAAAAGCTCATTTACCAGCATCTAAGGGTCATTTTCTATGATCATCGTTACAGTGGTCGGCTCGGTGTGACGGACAGGGTGCTCCACTGTCCCCTTGTGGCAAGAAAAGGTAGTACGTGGAAATGTAGGCGTTAAGCTCTATTAAATACCTCTCGCTTTCTGCGTTCTGCATGTTTCTTCTGCTGGAGACTTTTCTTCTCCTGGTTGATCTTTGCCTGGTGACGCCACTTCCGAATAGCTTCTTGGCTCCTACAGGGAAAGCCGGATTAACAATGCAGTGTAATAGAACCATGCAGAGGAAAATTGTTCCTAGTATTTCCAAATggttgattattgattattctTTCTTGCCATTGTGACCATAGGGTGGTTCTCCAAAGACAAGGAAGCTTCCTTGGTGGGACACATAGTTCCAAATCCTACAGAGGTCAGGCCAGGCACCTTCCTTATTCTACGTTCTTTTTCAAActactaaaaaataaaactcatcACAACCGTATCGCTCTTTCCAATGTTCCTACAATCCCCAACTCATTTTTTAGGGGAAAACAGACATTTTTAGAAGAGTTGAAAATATGCTGTTTCCTCCCAGCAGGTGTGATCCCATGAGGAAAGTTCCTTCTCTGACTAAGAAAACACCTTTAGTCCGGATTCCCTACTGGACAAAGTGCTGATCTTCGTTTTTTACCAGGCCTGAATATTGTTTGCAGTTCATTAAATGCAATTAAATGGTCAAAATGTGTTGCTGTGGGACAAGAGTGAGGGAATGTTTCATCACATTGAACTCAGGATTCTTAAAATAGAACTCAGCTTACTTTCTCCTCTGCTCGAGAATTGCCTGCTTCTCCGCCATCTCCTTCAATGCAgcctgtctcctttcctctggcCTCCCCCAATGCAGAGTGCCGCTCAGGGGGAGGTGGGGAACCCCGCCGGTCCTGGTATGTGCCTTTTTTCTGATGGATAAATTGAACCAAAAATGCTTTCCTTTTATTACGCTTCTGTGCTCCAAGGCCCCAGCGGAGACGGCCGGGGAGATTATTTGATGAGTCTGCCCTCTCTGCAGGGAATGGCATTAAAAAGTGTTttgctctccttttttttcagaGCAGCTCCAAACCTCATCGAAAAAGTTCAtttactgaaaacaaacaaatccatctcctctgtcctgctATCAGATGGAAGACTAACACTCTCAATTTTCGTTCTGCAGTGTATCTGTACTGATGAAACACAAATTATGGCCTCCAGATATCCGCTGCCTGGAAAGACTGTAAACGACAAGTGGTTGCTTCAGCACAGAATTGCTTTTTTTACACTTCTGTttttatatgaaataaaaaaactttaCTTTTTGATGGCGGGAAGAGGACGTGACTTCCGGTCTCCATCTGCTGAAACCGGCTCGGCCTTCTCCAGCAGGATCATCTGTTGTCTGAGTTCCCTGAACCTCCGcagctcgtcctcgtcctcctgctcGTCCACGCTGGACCCCATCAGATCTGACAGCTGGAGCTTCTCCACCAAGGGCAGCTCTGCTGATGCAAACAACAATGTCTGACGCTCGTGCAGCCAACGCTGGCCGCCATCGGTGCTGGCAGAGCTGGTAGTGGGCAAGAATTACACACAGATACGTCTACAGACACACTACCAGTCAAGGTTTTgtacacactttctcattgaatgagaaaatgtgtcaaacacGTTTGACTGCTACGGTAGATATGCCAGCATTTCACCAATGAGTCAGCAGGTGAAATATTCCATTCTTGCTGCAGAGCGCAAAATGCAGAAAGATAGTTTTTTacagaattttaaaaataagAGGCTGAAAGTAACTTTTACGGTTGGGATAGTTGGAGTTATCGCAGCTgcataattgttttttattaaaagctAAACTTATACTCTTAACGCGGATTGGcccgtggcccccccccccgtcttcacTCATAACCTCGTAGGCAGAGACACAGATGCTTTCGATTGAGCGGTCTGGCTCCGCACGTAGCGAAGCCGCAGCAGAGATCACCTCCAGGCAGCGCCCGCTGGCTGAGAGCTCCGGTTTCGAGCCCACAGGTCATCGATCATTTTCATCCGGCTAAGAATATTACAAGAGCatgagggtggggggtgggggggggaataaaaacaactaaaagAGTCAGCAGAGGGTTACGCGCCGTCTCCAAGGTAACAGAAGCCACGCCAGTGAAGTGGTACCAGGGCAAGTGGCTATTTTGGTGGCCGGCCGCTCTGTCTTTGATGAAATAAGAGCAGATGGCTGGAATGCTTCCACCTTGCTGCTGCGCTGTTGAAAGTTAAGGTGCCTTTGAGTCACCTGGGGGGCTCTTCCTGCCGCTGACTGGCCGCATGGCCATGGCGCTCCTCAGGTGCTGGAGGATACTCCGTAGCCCCTCGTTCACTATGTGTTGGGGAGGGAAACAGATGGGGCATTTCCTCAGGTTCAGGCCCTTGAGGGTGATCACATTTCCTGGGAAGGAAAAGTAATTATGCATTAGATTGGTGATTAAAGGTTACACCTTTAGCATTTAGTTGACACTCTTATCCAGATTCATTTGTGGGAATTGGTTGTGGAATCTGTACATTCTTGGATTGCCAGGTTTAAAGTAACTACAAAGACCGTTTTGGGTTGATTTGGCGCTGGGGTTTCCGAGCACCagattgttttgaaaaaaacatcagatttTACTGCAGCACGGTCAGAATATATATGGACTAGGCTGCAGGAACTGAAGGAGCTTTTGATGGACCTTCATGATTTCATCTGATTCACTCAAAATCCAACCAGGTGGCACCGTCAAAAAAAGCATCAAgagtgaaacacaaagagaaagtggATCTTCTAGCTGATGGTCTGGTCTGCTTGTACGTGTCATACGTAGGCATCAGTATCAAAGTAGCACCTTTTTATAACCAGTTCAAAGTTCCTAACAGTATCTTTAATGTACTTGAAAGTGGCAGTGTTTTAGCAACAGTTTTGATATCAACAGCAGAGAAGctaaacatataaatatattgtttctATGAATAATCTGCATTGCATGTAATCCAGCTCTAAACTAGTTGCCAGCTCGGCCTATAGAAAGTGATGAAACCCAGAAAGTTCAGGTTACTGACGTCAACTCACCCAACTCTGGTGGAAGTTCAGAGATGGGGTTTCCTTCCAGAAGGAGCGTTTTCAGAGATCTAGGTGAGCGGAATTACAGATAGTTAGAGAATTGTTTAAGTCCATAGCTATACAAAATGGCCAGAGAGTATTTGATGCACTACACTGTTATACGTTTTGGCTACTGAATCTGCTACTAACAATAACTCAAATCATATCCAAGGTTCCAGAGCGTGGTATCAGTCAGCATAAGTAACCTACCTATGCGAGCCAATTTCGGCAGGGAGGGATGTAATTTGGTTATTCCTGAGGTCCAGCCAGAGAAGGTTTGGCAAGCTGATGAACATTGAATTTGGCACACTGGACAGCTGGTTCCCTTCAAGATATAAATACTGAAGATGATACAACAATCGGTTATAATCAATAGATAACACAGACAGGAAATTGTTGGCCACTGGATTCCTGCAAACCAGCGCAGCATGGCTATCTAACATCAGGCGAAACAAAAGGCACAGCGGTGTCCAAACTGACCTTTAGCCGGCTGTTTTTCAAAATGCTCTCTGCAACGTGCTTCAGCTGAGTTCTGCTCAGACACAATGTCTCTGTTGGGTAACAGTCGGGGAGCCCCCGCTGCTCAGCATCCTGTGGTCGCTCAGCATCCTGTGGTCGCTCAGCATCCTGTGGTCGCTCAGCATCCTGTGGTCGCTCAGCATCCTGTGGTCGGATGCGGGCGGTCTGTGGTTTGACAGGACTGTTCCCAAAGACAAAGCCTAGCTGCAGGTTAGGAGCCTCCTCTGGGGAGGACGCCGTAGAGGTGATGCTCGGGTGTCTAGCGTCCATTGTTCAGGTGGCTTTTTTTGGATTCTTTGCACCCTGTGTGCGTAGATGAGAACCCGTTTAAACACCACGTGGTTTTTATCCAAATAAGCGTTGTTGCCGCTGCCTCGCGTTAGCATTAGttagttgaaccagcgacttaCCTGGGATTTAAATGAGTAACTCGCAGCGGAGGGGAGCTGGTGTCTTCTTAACACGCTCCCAAAATAGTTAAATAGTGTTGGAAAATGTAACGCCGAACTAGCGACGCCGCCTGTAGAGTTTGGCgtcgttaccatggcaacaatgtcaacacaaactCAAACAAACACCCCACGTGGCCTTTGGTGAAGGCGGGTGGCCGCGGCgtcggggggcggggcctcgttCGTTCCTGCAAACGCTTCTCATTGTCgacttttagcaaaaaaaagttaaacttCTGAGGACAAAGAGCAGAGGATGCAGATGATACCCGGATCTCTTCCGCGTGACAAGGCCCCATCGAGCATGCGCACTAGTGCTTCCTCTACTCTGCCGCCCATCTCTCGGCCCTTTGCCCCGGCGCATGCGCTCTTCTGAATGAATGCGAGGTCAATACCTGGATTTGAATCATACGGTCGATATTGACACAGTAGAGAATGTGCTTCTAATATGCCAATGATGAAATTAAGATATGATAAAAAACGATCTCATAGAGTGGCCCaattcttttatttatatataaaaataatatatattgtgaggtgggcggcacggtggcgtggtggttagcattgttgcctcacagcaagaaggtcctgggttcgattccgcccagtggcctttctgtgtggagtctgcatgttctccccatg
This portion of the Gasterosteus aculeatus chromosome 6, fGasAcu3.hap1.1, whole genome shotgun sequence genome encodes:
- the LOC120820376 gene encoding leucine-rich repeat-containing protein 27 isoform X2; amino-acid sequence: MDARHPSITSTASSPEEAPNLQLGFVFGNSPVKPQTARIRPQDAERPQDAERPQDAERPQDAERPQDAEQRGLPDCYPTETLCLSRTQLKHVAESILKNSRLKYLYLEGNQLSSVPNSMFISLPNLLWLDLRNNQITSLPAEIGSHRSLKTLLLEGNPISELPPELGNVITLKGLNLRKCPICFPPQHIVNEGLRSILQHLRSAMAMRPVSGRKSPPELPLVEKLQLSDLMGSSVDEQEDEDELRRFRELRQQMILLEKAEPVSADGDRKSRPLPAIKKKKAHTRTGGVPHLPLSGTLHWGRPEERRQAALKEMAEKQAILEQRRKSQEAIRKWRHQAKINQEKKSLQQKKHAERRKREVAETDSKPGTVQASAVSTPQSEETRSPRELEGRIGASVEKMQERRRNPTGTTADQMAAAEGDFEEMRKLQARLLERKRNQGGDLGKCFAIFNGDTWPSFIDEYQGL
- the LOC120820376 gene encoding leucine-rich repeat-containing protein 27 isoform X1 translates to MDARHPSITSTASSPEEAPNLQLGFVFGNSPVKPQTARIRPQDAERPQDAERPQDAERPQDAERPQDAEQRGLPDCYPTETLCLSRTQLKHVAESILKNSRLKYLYLEGNQLSSVPNSMFISLPNLLWLDLRNNQITSLPAEIGSHRSLKTLLLEGNPISELPPELGNVITLKGLNLRKCPICFPPQHIVNEGLRSILQHLRSAMAMRPVSGRKSPPAELPLVEKLQLSDLMGSSVDEQEDEDELRRFRELRQQMILLEKAEPVSADGDRKSRPLPAIKKKKAHTRTGGVPHLPLSGTLHWGRPEERRQAALKEMAEKQAILEQRRKSQEAIRKWRHQAKINQEKKSLQQKKHAERRKREVAETDSKPGTVQASAVSTPQSEETRSPRELEGRIGASVEKMQERRRNPTGTTADQMAAAEGDFEEMRKLQARLLERKRNQGGDLGKCFAIFNGDTWPSFIDEYQGL